Genomic segment of Harmonia axyridis chromosome 6, icHarAxyr1.1, whole genome shotgun sequence:
ggaggaagctgaatatttcgattatacaagggttgtccaagttgccagaaaatttgaatttactaTCAAATGAACCCCAGTATTtggcggatcgcggtatccacttcgaaGGGACATGTATGGCTAAGCGTTTtttggactagttcaagtgactttggatatactatactaggataacttgaacaactcaaattcatcaaaactcaagattttcaaattaaaacctatattttttttttatttcagtctaTTCTACgaacaaaaatacaatgaatactttgagagttatcgaggataaactttaaatgaggaaaaaccgcaatttataactgtgtggattAGTCTataacttccggaaaacacagaaacaaaataaaattcgatgtttccataactaaatttgatatttcaagaattgaaaTGAAGTATTCGTaactgaaaattgtattggtttatggatttctcaataatctcaacgaaaaattaattcattaattcatgaaatgtaaaattcagtcatttaaacatcgaattttagtttctttcagtgttgtttttcggaagtcacagactactccacacagtgaggaattgcggattttcctcatttaaggttctttttcgataactcttaaagtattcatttcaggtatagggtttgcttaagttcCCCCACTATGTTTGTacatagaatcgactgaaattaaaaaaaatataggttctaatttgaaaatcttgagtgttgatgaatttgagttgtccaagttcatgatcttcatATGAACACCCTgcacatttttggtccaaactgcAAATAGTCTCATAATACtgcgtatttgcagaatcgaaaaagaatgaaattttttcgaaaaaagatttttctgccgaaaaatttaaaaaaatgtgtatcctcatcgccacctttattttcataagaatccaatgaactcataaaccgttagctttttacccaaggtatggcatattgccaaaattttcatcaaaaaagctatctaatgatgtaataatatactgggtgtgtaataatatagtagtctgtttccgggataaccggaagttgtagagatctgaaaatatttcagggggaAAGATTACCTATTGTTACAAATTTTCAGttcgaaattattattagttttccataaacatctaataggccatcccggtgaatcaccctgtataagaaaaTAATTGCACATATTTAGAAAGTACCGATATTCTATAGGTTTTGAATGGTTTGAATGGTTTTGAATTCCTTCTTAATGGAGCTGCAGCCCCAAGAAAAACCGTTATCTACCATTAGTCACTAATCACTATTATAATACTCTTCATAAAATTGTCATCCATAAGTAAACCcgaaataatttttctattcttcacaTTTCTTGAACCTGAAGATCGTTCAAGAatccaattatttttcaattacctcCTAGTAGTTAAAATCTAGAGACCTAAGTAGGTATAAGAATTTCTTTTTTCCTAGAATTCACTATCCTATCTATATCTTTAGGATTATACAGAGTTGAACCATCAAATATTCATTGTCAATTCTTCaggtaaaaataaaaatttttttcttcaagcaTTTGTCCTAACTTGCTTCGTTTTCTAAATACAAGGTgtcaaagttaaaaaaaaaaaacggttttTAGTAAATATCCGAAAACCTTCACAATTATTTTGCATgatcatttgatgaaaaatctTATTTGATTGTGTTTATGATGAAACTATAAGTCcttaatattattcaaataaattggAACAAATAATTTTACATAAAGGCGTAACGAGGGACATAACCCCCAATTGATtagaagaaatttaaaaaattgtaacaattttaagaaaaaattttcctCCTGTACATAAAGGCGTAACAAGGGGGGTTATTGGGGACCCCCCCATTAAttggaagaaataaaaaaatttcaagttataatTTTAAGAGGAGATTCTCTCTAAAAAATTcgagattttgctttttcaaaacAACTAACGTCAATCAACACATTGAAAGCATTTAAAATCAGTTGTTGGATTTCCGATATCAactttttgttaattttgttgGCCTTTCTTATCAAAACTTAGTATTTTCTTGTAATGTATTCACATCGAGTCAAATCAagacaaatattttcatgttcaTGCGAATATCACCCTATTTTCAGAAGTGCTATCAATTATACGATGAATAGAAATCTCAAATTagtaattgattaaaattacTCACCTCAGAATATTCTAAAGAACATTTCAAAGTTTGTAACAAAGGAAGAGCCTCAGCATCCTCGTTATCACTGGTTTTATTTTCGCCAGGAACAATTTTCAACAAATCAGTGTCAATCACAAGTTTGGGCTTCTCTTCCATTTTAGTGATAGGCTTTACCTTTGaaatcaacaaatatttcagaaaaattaatcaaatgtATTAAAATAGACGATCTTTCGAATCTCAAATTCTGTCCAAACTCATTCGGAAAAAATTTTACCATGCATACAGGGTGACTTACGAAAACCATTGGcttagaatatttcaaagaaagacTCAAACAtttgaaagtttatatttgagcTTTGTTGGGATGAATTCTTCTTGGAAAAATGCTCGTTTCCCGAATTATTCGGTAAATTGGGTGCCACATTTAAGAAAAGAAGGTTGGTATCATTTTCGATAAAACCTAAGTAAAACCTAAGCTTTTTCCAAGAATTCATCTTTCGCAACAATGCTTAACTATGTAATTCCAAGTATTTATCTCGAATCTTTCTTCGAAATATTCTAATCAACGGttcgtgaatcaccctgtatattgtacttcttagtttttcattatttgaaatccAATGTCTCTTGTTGCGAGTaccattaaaattttcattgaaattccaaaatcatttataattaatttcattgaatttaatgTCATCGAGCCAATATaggttttcaatttcatcaatcaAGTCTTTCTTCGAAGTATTTTAATGGTAGGTGGAAGTTATTAGGTAACAAACCCCCCTCCGCTGattagaataaataaataaatcataagtaacaaatgaaaaaaatataaaaattgatttaGCGTTTTTCCAAGAGGGTTAAAACCCCCATTAATCAattctagttacgccactggcCGATGTAAATACTAGGTACATTAATTGTCCATTATCCAGTCCATTTTTAACACTGGGGTTATTTCTGCATGATTTCGGTGTGTTCTAACTCAGGTTATCATCAAGGATCTATTTATGAACAAATTGAACTAGATTCATGCTACATACGCATgcttcaaaaacaatttttggaTACTTTTGGATACAGGTTGAACACCCCCAAAATATGAAAATGTCAccatttattaaaattaaaaaaaaaattagcgtGCAGCTTAATTGTCCACCAACTTTCGCGCAGCCGCAGTCGATAAACTGAATCTTGTAATGGTGGGGGGATTGCCCCCACTTTCACCTCCACAAAACATGACTTATCAGAACTAGGTACTCAATATTCATTCTTGAGCTGAACAGAAGAATACGCTATACAGCCAGCAAAATGACTGACAACAATTGTGATAAACCTAGTAAGTACCTACCGATTTATAACTTTATATTTTCTTGACATAATGTACTCATTTTGAATTcaccattaatttttttttcaactgtcgatatttttattagttcatgaattgttatctcaaaatgtatttcttttttGCAGTATCTTCGGATGTTATTGACTCGACAGTTGATATACCAACAATGGAAGACAAGAACAATACAAAACAGCATCTATCAAACGAATCTTCGAAGTTCGACAGGAATATACAATCACCCTCGATATCGAGCAGAAGTAATGCAAATAAAAGAAAAAGGTCGAGTTCAGATATATTAGCAGATATAAGACACTATCAAAAGATATACAagaaagaaaaactgaaaatagaaAGGAAAAAAGTGAAGGCAATGAAAGAGACGATTAATTTACTAATCGCTATGAACAGTTCACTGCAAGATAGTTGCAACGTGCAATTAGCAAGTaaccaatttttgaaaaaaaaaataaataacctTAGACAATTAAATATGAACTGCGATTTGAATGGTGAGATAAACAAAAGTAAGATGGAATtagattaatattgtttttaagaatatttcgtTTAATGTTCCTTGTTTTGTAATTCTTTTGTGGAAATTATCTCTGTTTTATTCtatgtatatttataatatatttatttaattttattatatcttTATAATTGAGCTCCAAAATTATGTACATACCTATTACCtgtaaaaaattattgaatgttctattatgaaataaaaaccATTTTATAATATGATCTTTTATTGACAACAAAATTCCCAcacattgaatttttcattaccaAAAGTGCCACTATGATTGATCCTTGGTATATTTTTCAGGTTCCAAATCAAATATTCCCCATTTTATGTTGTCTgagagaaacattttttttacttcAAAGTCTACCGAAAATATGAGCACTTGAGcgatgaaaaaaaactttttccgaGTCCAAATAATGTTTACAAAGCCAATCCTTGATTTCAAcagtatttttctttcaaaacaatgTTTTATTAACACACGAAATTccttttcgtaattttttcttcaagctAACATAAGTTGCTTCACTCGAAATATTATCTCTCACAGACCCATTGAATAAAGAAAGAGAGAAAGGAAATATAGCAAATTTTACAGAATTTTAACcgatattcaattaaaaattcaatgcaACTACTCCATGGAGTATGTTCTgcagaacataaaaataataataatga
This window contains:
- the LOC123682408 gene encoding uncharacterized protein LOC123682408, whose protein sequence is MTDNNCDKPISSDVIDSTVDIPTMEDKNNTKQHLSNESSKFDRNIQSPSISSRSNANKRKRSSSDILADIRHYQKIYKKEKLKIERKKVKAMKETINLLIAMNSSLQDSCNVQLASNQFLKKKINNLRQLNMNCDLNGEINKSKMELD